The Desulfosoma caldarium nucleotide sequence TCCTGACGTGGTGGGCCTGAGCATCGGCACACGGCCTGATTGTGTGCCGAACGCCGTCTTAGACTATCTGCAATCCCTTTCGCAAAGGTACCTGATCTGGCTGGAATACGGTCTGCAGTCGGCTCATGACGCTACGCTGCGACGCATCCACCGGGGCCACAATGTAACTCAGTTCGTGGACGCCGTGGAAAGAACCCGGGCGCGAAACCTTCCCGTTTGCGTCCACGTCATTTTAGGACTTCCTGAAGAAACCCTGGACCAGATGATCGCCACCGCTAAGTTTCTCAGCCGTTTGGACATTCAAGGGGTCAAAATTCATGTTCTTTATGTGGTGCGCGGCACCGCATTGGAAAGGCTGTATCGGGAGGGGCACTATCGATGTCTGACGAGGGAGGAATACGTTGAAGCCTGCGCGGCCTTTTTGGCCCATTTGCCTTCCCATGTGATCGTGCAGCGGGTGACGGGAGATCCCCATCCCAAAGAGCTGGTGGCGC carries:
- a CDS encoding TIGR01212 family radical SAM protein (This family includes YhcC from E. coli K-12, an uncharacterized radical SAM protein.) — translated: MVTGTKPYRDYNSYLRNLFQCRVHKISLDAGLTCPNRDGTLGTSGCIYCNPRGSGTGAYSKGLSIQDQIRDAKSYLAARYKAKKFLAYFQSFTNTYAPLEKLRQIYSEALSDPDVVGLSIGTRPDCVPNAVLDYLQSLSQRYLIWLEYGLQSAHDATLRRIHRGHNVTQFVDAVERTRARNLPVCVHVILGLPEETLDQMIATAKFLSRLDIQGVKIHVLYVVRGTALERLYREGHYRCLTREEYVEACAAFLAHLPSHVIVQRVTGDPHPKELVAPSWTLEKQKNLQALLAHMDRKGLFQGKFCTLPQATSFPLPV